From Dermochelys coriacea isolate rDerCor1 chromosome 9, rDerCor1.pri.v4, whole genome shotgun sequence, one genomic window encodes:
- the MAGT1 gene encoding magnesium transporter protein 1: protein MAALRVLMLGVLVGLMACEGPWAAGQKRKEMVLSEKVSQLMEWASKRAVIRMNGDKFRRLVKAPPRNYSVVVMFTALQPHRQCAVCKQADEEYQILANSWRYSSAFTNKVFFAMVDFDEGSDVFQMLNMNSAPTFINFPAKGKPKRGDTYELQVRGFAAEQLARWIADRTDVNIRVIRPPNYAGPLMLGLLLAVIGGLVYLRRSNLDFLYNKTGWAFAALCFVLAMTSGQMWNHIRGPPYAHKNPHTGQVNYIHGSSQAQFVAETHIVLLFNGGVTLGMVLLHEAATSDMDVGKRKIMCVAGVGLVVLFFSWLLSVFRSKYHGYPYSFLMS from the exons ATGGCGGCGTTGCGCGTGCTGATGTTGGGGGTCTTGGTGGGGCTGATGGCCTGCGAAGGACCTTGGGCTGCCGGGCAGAAGCGGAAGGAG ATGGTTTTATCTGAAAAAGTTAGCCAGCTGATGGAGTGGGCCAGCAAAAGAGCCGTTATCCGAATGAATGGAGACAAATTTCGTCGCCTTGTAAAGGCACCACCAAGAAATTACTCGGTGGTTGTGATGTTCACTGCTCTTCAGCCTCACAGACAGTGTGCCGTGTGCAA gcaAGCTGATGAAGAATACCAGATTCTGGCAAACTCCTGGCGATACTCCAGTGCATTTACCAATAAAGTTTTTTTTGCCATGGTGGATTTTGATGAAGGCTCGGATGTATTTCAGATG ctaaacaTGAATTCAGCTCCAACCTTCATTAACTTCCCAGCTAAAGGGAAACCTAAAAGGGGTGACACATATGAGCTGCAAGTGCGGGGTTTTGCGGCCGAGCAGCTTGCTCGCTGGATAGCTGATAGGACTGATGTCAAT ATTCGAGTGATAAGACCTCCAAATTATGCTGGTCCCTTGATGTTGGGTCTGCTGCTGGCAGTCATTGGTGGCCTTGTGTACTTACGGAGAAGCAACCTGGATTTTCTCTATAACAAAACTGGCTGGGCTTTTGCTGCTTTG TGTTTTGTGCTAGCAATGACATCAGGACAAATGTGGAATCACATCCGAGGGCCACCATATGCTCATAAGAATCCCCATACAGGACAAGTG AACTATATCCATGGAAGCAGCCAAGCCCAATTTGTGGCTGAAACACACATTGTTCTACTATTTA ATGGTGGTGTTACTTTAGGAATGGTACTCCTGCATGAAGCTGCTACCTCTGATATGGatgtggggaaaagaaaaa TAATGTGTGTAGCTGGTGTTGGCCTGGTGGTATTATTCTTCAGCTGGCTGCTCTCTGTCTTCAGATCTAAATACCATGGCTACCCATACAG TTTCCTGATGAGTTAA
- the LOC119861334 gene encoding cytochrome c oxidase subunit 7B, mitochondrial, whose product MKYIPHGALLGAHAQRADFLAGHHFVFQGSQGYKAKKEKDRNLSIRDASMLSLARTAARLSARGTQWIAARQSHHKHAPDFHDKYGNIILLGGALFCVSIWGYVATQTGIEWNLSPVGKVIPKEWREK is encoded by the exons ATGAAATACATTCCCCACGGGGCGCTGCTCGGGGCGCATGCGCAGCGTGCGGACTTCCTGGCTGGCcaccattttgtttttcagggcTCGCAAGGGTATAAGGCGAAGAAGGAGAAGGATAGAAATTTATCCATCCGAGACGCCAGCATGTTGTCTCTGGCCAGAACCGCGGCGCGCCTCAGCG CTCGTGGCACTCAGTGGATTGCAGCAAGACAGAGTCACCACAAACATGCGCCTGACTTCCATGATAAATATGGCAACATTATACTACTTGGTGGAGCCCTATTTTGTGTCTCCATTTGGGGATAT GTGGCAACACAAACTGGAATTGAGTGGAATTTATCACCTGTTGGCAAAGTTATCCCAAAAGAATGGAGAGAGAAATAG